The following are encoded together in the Anaerostipes caccae L1-92 genome:
- a CDS encoding PTS galactitol transporter subunit IIC, whose product MSVLQYILDLGSSVVMPLIITILGLILGQKFSKAFRSGMTIGIGFIGINLVIGLMGDFVSPAAQAMTQRFGMNLSVIDVGWPVSASIAFGTQIVPFVFLICFVLNIIMLATNTTKTLNIDIWNYWHFILTGALVQFLTGSMIAGVIASGITFIIIMKLADYSAPRVQEYFGLPGVSLPHTETVSWAPICILMDKVYDKIPGINKIHFDGETIQKRFGIIGEPMVLGLILGAGLGALAGYEPNKIITLGVNMAAVMFILPRMVRILMEGLMPLSEDAKKFLAKKFPGKEVNIGMDAAIATGSPMVISAALIMIPVTLLLAVILPGNRVLPLVDLATLPFFMIWPVVASKGNLFRSLITGTLMMIAILYIATNLAGTATLIAQSTDFTFPAGAKAISSLDTGAHLVPYIIYKIAEFFQMIF is encoded by the coding sequence ATGAGTGTTTTACAGTACATCTTAGATTTAGGCTCATCTGTGGTTATGCCGCTGATCATAACCATTCTCGGACTGATCCTGGGACAGAAATTTTCCAAGGCATTCCGGTCCGGCATGACCATAGGCATCGGATTTATTGGAATTAACCTCGTCATTGGACTGATGGGGGACTTTGTAAGTCCCGCTGCGCAGGCAATGACACAGCGGTTCGGCATGAATTTATCGGTTATCGACGTAGGATGGCCGGTCAGCGCGTCCATTGCATTCGGCACACAGATTGTACCGTTTGTGTTCCTTATCTGTTTTGTCTTAAATATTATTATGCTTGCTACGAACACAACAAAGACACTGAACATTGATATTTGGAACTACTGGCACTTCATTTTAACCGGGGCACTGGTACAGTTTCTGACAGGAAGCATGATCGCGGGAGTTATAGCATCAGGCATCACCTTTATCATCATTATGAAACTGGCAGATTACTCAGCACCAAGGGTGCAGGAATATTTCGGTCTTCCGGGAGTTTCCCTGCCACATACAGAGACCGTGAGCTGGGCGCCTATCTGTATCTTAATGGATAAAGTTTATGACAAAATACCGGGGATCAATAAGATCCACTTTGATGGAGAGACGATCCAGAAAAGATTTGGAATTATCGGAGAGCCGATGGTTTTAGGCCTGATTCTTGGGGCAGGTCTCGGAGCTCTGGCAGGATACGAGCCAAATAAGATTATAACCCTTGGAGTCAATATGGCTGCGGTTATGTTCATTCTGCCGAGAATGGTGAGGATTCTCATGGAAGGGCTTATGCCTTTAAGCGAAGACGCTAAGAAATTTCTGGCAAAAAAGTTTCCGGGAAAGGAAGTCAACATCGGAATGGATGCAGCCATTGCAACAGGATCTCCTATGGTAATCTCAGCCGCACTGATCATGATTCCGGTCACTCTTTTGCTGGCAGTCATCCTTCCGGGAAACAGGGTGCTGCCGCTGGTAGACCTTGCGACACTGCCGTTCTTTATGATATGGCCGGTCGTTGCATCCAAAGGAAACCTGTTCCGTTCACTAATCACAGGAACATTGATGATGATTGCAATCTTATACATTGCTACCAACTTAGCAGGAACTGCCACATTGATCGCACAGTCCACAGACTTTACGTTCCCGGCAGGTGCAAAGGCGATTTCTTCCCTGGATACAGGAGCCCATTTAGTACCGTACATTATTTATAAAATCGCAGAATTTTTCCAGATGATTTTTTAA
- a CDS encoding CorA family divalent cation transporter has translation MNYPMHDGTAKLLTTEEYFQNYPDLCSYQPFLDTVRNHGINSCKADVFSDFISGTLLIPEKKNPSEKEFCLSYYLSKDLLVLIEDKEHINDLELIINERHITDASSLPQFLVLLVEALIKDDMLLLQNYETCLAEIEDEILTGKDIKINHRMIGVRRKLLRMNAYYQQLSDFGSELEENSSGFFSQTDVRHFSVLTNRAERLLNYTQFLREYALQIREMYQSQVDIKQNETMKILTVVTTIFFPLSLITGWYGMNFRNMPELHYPYSYFILIGICVLIFTAELWFFKKKKWI, from the coding sequence ATGAATTATCCAATGCATGACGGCACTGCAAAGCTGCTTACAACGGAAGAATATTTTCAAAATTATCCGGACCTGTGCTCTTATCAGCCATTTCTTGACACCGTCAGGAATCATGGCATCAACAGCTGTAAGGCCGATGTTTTTTCAGATTTTATTTCAGGAACGCTCTTAATCCCTGAAAAAAAGAATCCGTCAGAGAAGGAATTCTGCCTGTCTTATTATCTTTCCAAAGACCTTTTGGTACTAATTGAAGATAAAGAACATATAAATGATTTGGAGCTGATCATAAATGAGAGACACATAACCGACGCATCATCACTCCCCCAGTTTCTTGTCCTGCTCGTGGAAGCTCTCATCAAAGATGATATGCTCCTGCTCCAGAATTATGAAACCTGTCTCGCCGAGATTGAGGATGAAATTCTCACAGGAAAAGATATTAAAATAAATCACCGCATGATTGGTGTGCGCAGAAAGCTTCTCCGCATGAATGCCTATTACCAGCAGCTCAGTGATTTTGGCAGTGAACTGGAAGAAAACTCATCCGGTTTCTTTTCCCAGACAGACGTGCGGCATTTTTCCGTGCTCACCAACCGTGCGGAACGTCTTCTCAATTACACTCAGTTTCTCCGGGAATATGCTCTGCAGATCCGTGAAATGTATCAGTCTCAAGTGGACATTAAGCAGAATGAAACTATGAAAATACTGACCGTAGTTACCACGATCTTTTTTCCTCTTTCCCTGATTACCGGATGGTACGGAATGAATTTCAGAAATATGCCGGAGCTTCATTACCCGTACAGCTATTTTATCCTGATCGGCATCTGTGTTTTGATCTTCACGGCAGAACTATGGTTCTTTAAAAAGAAAAAATGGATTTAA
- the rsmA gene encoding 16S rRNA (adenine(1518)-N(6)/adenine(1519)-N(6))-dimethyltransferase RsmA, which yields MEKLSSPKKTIEIIQKYNFDFQKKFGQNFLIDSHVLEKIIDAANITEDDFVLEIGPGIGTMTQYLSEHAREVMAVEIDHNLIPILKETLAGYDNVEVLNEDILKVDIGKIAEKKNQGRPIKVVANLPYYITTPIIMGLFEKNVPMNSLTVMVQKEVAQRMQAGPGTKDYGALSLAVQFYAEPYIVANVPPNCFMPRPKVGSAVIRLTRYKDMPVKVKNEQLMFSIIRASFNQRRKTLQNGINNSSTLHFSKEQVVDALDKMGLSPKIRGEALSLEQFARLSDLLEG from the coding sequence AAGTATAACTTTGATTTTCAGAAGAAGTTCGGACAGAATTTCCTGATTGACAGTCATGTGCTTGAGAAGATTATAGACGCAGCAAATATAACAGAGGACGATTTTGTGCTGGAGATCGGACCGGGTATCGGCACGATGACCCAGTATCTTTCAGAACATGCCAGGGAAGTCATGGCTGTGGAGATCGATCACAATCTGATACCGATCCTTAAAGAAACTCTGGCCGGATATGACAATGTGGAAGTGCTGAATGAAGATATTCTGAAGGTAGATATAGGAAAGATTGCAGAAAAGAAAAATCAGGGGAGACCGATCAAAGTCGTGGCAAATCTGCCCTATTATATTACAACGCCAATTATCATGGGACTGTTTGAAAAGAATGTCCCTATGAACAGCCTTACGGTTATGGTACAGAAAGAAGTGGCACAGAGGATGCAGGCAGGACCGGGTACAAAAGATTACGGTGCACTGTCACTGGCTGTCCAGTTTTACGCCGAACCGTATATTGTGGCCAATGTGCCGCCAAACTGTTTTATGCCCCGCCCGAAAGTGGGATCAGCTGTTATTCGTCTGACAAGATATAAGGATATGCCAGTAAAGGTAAAAAATGAACAGCTGATGTTTTCCATTATCAGGGCCTCTTTTAACCAGAGAAGAAAAACACTTCAGAATGGGATTAATAATAGCAGTACACTCCATTTTTCTAAAGAACAGGTAGTAGACGCTTTGGATAAAATGGGACTATCGCCGAAGATTCGTGGTGAGGCACTGAGCCTTGAACAGTTTGCAAGGCTCAGTGACCTGCTGGAGGGCTAG
- the tadA gene encoding tRNA adenosine(34) deaminase TadA: MNENEKFMKEAIKQAKKAAAIGDVPIGCVIVLDGKIIARAYNQRNKRKTTLAHAELLAIEKASKKTGDWRLEECTMYITLEPCQMCAGAIVQARIPKVVIGAMNPKAGCAGSILNILQREEFNHQAEIESGVLREECSHMMSDFFRQLRKKG; encoded by the coding sequence ATGAATGAAAATGAAAAATTTATGAAAGAAGCCATAAAACAGGCAAAGAAAGCGGCAGCTATAGGGGACGTGCCCATCGGCTGTGTCATAGTATTGGACGGAAAAATCATAGCAAGGGCTTACAATCAAAGAAATAAGAGAAAGACAACACTGGCCCATGCGGAATTACTGGCGATTGAGAAAGCCAGTAAAAAGACAGGGGACTGGCGGCTTGAAGAATGTACGATGTATATCACTCTGGAGCCGTGCCAGATGTGTGCGGGGGCTATAGTCCAGGCGAGAATACCCAAGGTTGTTATCGGGGCGATGAACCCTAAAGCGGGATGTGCAGGCTCCATTCTCAATATCCTTCAGAGGGAAGAATTCAACCATCAGGCAGAGATTGAATCGGGAGTCCTCAGAGAAGAATGCAGCCATATGATGAGCGATTTTTTCCGGCAGCTGAGAAAAAAGGGTTGA
- a CDS encoding class II aldolase/adducin family protein: MLLEQERTKVIEIALKIQKEKLIPLTFGNFSLRDPETGYVCITPSGMPYETLHPSDIVVVSVDNQIIEGERRPSIEMPLHTAMYRRRPDVFGVVHTHSTYCTAWACVDGGMPCITSEAAGLVGGNIRCAAFVPPGSDELAEVTSEAIGDDKAVLMGNHGAICIDETIDKAYNDAIVLEESAKVAFLSYQMGNVNTLEDQMCKFLKEDTDQNYGQK, from the coding sequence ATGTTATTAGAACAAGAAAGAACCAAGGTTATCGAGATCGCGTTAAAAATACAGAAGGAAAAGCTGATTCCTCTTACGTTTGGAAATTTCAGCCTGAGGGATCCGGAGACAGGGTATGTGTGCATCACCCCCAGTGGAATGCCCTATGAGACCCTTCATCCTTCTGACATAGTGGTTGTAAGTGTTGATAACCAGATTATCGAAGGGGAACGCCGTCCATCCATCGAAATGCCGCTTCACACTGCCATGTACCGCAGACGGCCGGATGTGTTCGGTGTGGTCCACACCCACTCTACCTACTGTACGGCATGGGCCTGTGTGGACGGAGGAATGCCTTGCATCACCTCGGAGGCGGCAGGTCTGGTAGGCGGAAATATCCGCTGTGCCGCTTTTGTACCGCCTGGAAGCGATGAGCTGGCAGAAGTGACCTCAGAGGCAATCGGAGACGACAAAGCAGTGCTGATGGGAAATCACGGAGCAATCTGTATTGACGAGACAATCGACAAGGCATATAACGACGCGATTGTACTGGAAGAGAGCGCGAAGGTGGCATTTCTGTCTTATCAGATGGGAAATGTCAATACGCTGGAAGATCAGATGTGTAAATTTCTGAAAGAAGACACAGATCAAAACTATGGACAGAAATAA
- a CDS encoding glycerol-3-phosphate dehydrogenase, which yields MSTITVIGAGVMASSLSFPAVENGNEMRLTGTPLDREIIDSVKANRYHPSLKRTLPEGVKAFQIEELDAALDGCDAVILGVSSFGVDWFIENALAKIPDKIPVIAVTKGVEVYDDGMVKTFPELFASNVEKGKSHEFCAIGGPCRCYELADHDDTRVAFCGKNMEVLEFFKKLLERPYYHIDLTQDVAGLEIAVALKNAYALGVSLGIGLEEKQQKYMCNTQSALFGQSSYEIMKFVQYMGGNVENSIHGIGDLYVTVMGGRSKEIGKRLGAGMPYEQAMEELKGVTLESVVIARRAAKAVRILSEKNQIKKEDFPLILHIDDVLQHGSMLDIPWKKFRVNE from the coding sequence ATGAGTACGATTACGGTGATTGGAGCAGGAGTGATGGCATCAAGCCTTTCCTTTCCTGCTGTGGAAAACGGAAATGAGATGCGTCTTACGGGGACACCGCTGGACAGGGAGATTATTGATTCGGTAAAGGCAAACCGTTACCATCCCTCACTGAAAAGAACACTGCCCGAGGGCGTAAAGGCATTTCAGATCGAAGAGCTGGATGCCGCGCTTGACGGATGTGATGCAGTGATTCTGGGAGTCAGCAGCTTTGGGGTAGATTGGTTTATTGAAAATGCCCTGGCAAAGATACCGGATAAAATACCGGTGATCGCAGTGACTAAGGGTGTTGAAGTATATGACGACGGGATGGTAAAGACGTTTCCCGAACTGTTTGCATCAAATGTAGAGAAGGGTAAGAGCCACGAATTTTGTGCCATCGGAGGGCCCTGCAGATGCTATGAGCTGGCAGATCATGATGATACGAGAGTCGCATTCTGCGGAAAGAACATGGAAGTCCTTGAGTTCTTTAAAAAGCTTTTAGAGAGGCCGTATTATCACATTGATCTGACACAGGATGTGGCCGGGCTGGAGATTGCGGTTGCCCTTAAAAATGCATATGCCCTTGGAGTCAGCCTTGGCATCGGTCTGGAAGAAAAGCAGCAGAAATATATGTGCAACACGCAGTCTGCACTGTTTGGACAGAGCTCTTATGAGATCATGAAATTTGTCCAGTACATGGGAGGAAATGTTGAAAACTCCATTCACGGAATCGGCGACCTGTATGTGACCGTCATGGGCGGCCGTTCAAAGGAAATCGGCAAAAGACTTGGAGCTGGAATGCCATATGAACAGGCTATGGAAGAACTCAAAGGTGTGACTTTAGAATCAGTGGTCATCGCCCGGCGGGCGGCGAAAGCTGTTAGAATTCTTTCTGAGAAAAATCAGATAAAAAAAGAAGATTTTCCTCTGATTTTACATATTGATGATGTTTTACAGCATGGATCAATGCTCGATATACCTTGGAAAAAGTTCAGAGTAAATGAATAA
- a CDS encoding PTS sugar transporter subunit IIA, giving the protein MIWENLKDTLVQTDLMAENEQEIFEQLGGVLVSEGCCKESYVSALSEREKVYPTGILAGDIGVAIPHTDPCYVETTGIAIGVLKEPVSFFQMGTNPKENVKVPVKFVMMLAIAGKQHLEVLQRAILLIQDAEVLKMLVNAGNPEEIIQIIKNKEDSL; this is encoded by the coding sequence ATGATCTGGGAAAACTTAAAAGACACATTGGTACAGACAGATTTGATGGCAGAAAATGAACAGGAGATATTTGAACAGTTAGGAGGTGTGTTAGTTTCAGAAGGTTGCTGTAAAGAAAGCTATGTGAGTGCATTAAGTGAAAGGGAAAAGGTTTATCCCACGGGAATCTTAGCAGGAGATATCGGTGTGGCAATACCGCACACAGATCCGTGTTATGTAGAAACAACCGGAATCGCCATTGGAGTGCTGAAAGAGCCGGTATCTTTTTTTCAGATGGGAACCAATCCAAAAGAAAATGTGAAAGTCCCGGTCAAGTTTGTCATGATGCTGGCAATCGCAGGAAAACAGCATTTGGAAGTGCTTCAGAGAGCCATTCTTTTAATTCAGGATGCAGAGGTTTTGAAAATGCTTGTAAACGCCGGGAATCCGGAGGAAATTATTCAAATCATCAAAAATAAGGAGGATTCATTATGA
- a CDS encoding zinc-dependent alcohol dehydrogenase produces MQGKMKAQMFYAPGDVRFEETDIPQIKDDEVLVQVKAALTCGTDLKTYRRGHPTIITSVPSTFGHEFSGVVVEAGKDVTKFKVGDRIVGANTAPCFECEHCKNKRYSLCENLQYLNGAYSEYVAVPAHILKYNFYRVPDHLPFEQAALLEPLACAVHGSDRIPAKVGDTVAVIGAGPIGLMFMKLLSLKGCRVIAVDLSDYRLEQSEKFGVWKTVNASGEEHINQVRDLCGGKGADVVVEATGFPEVWENAVNMVRPGGTVLAFGGTKAGTSITLDCQKFHYEEITLKAVYHHTPYHVQLALKLLSNGQIDGSLFITGHYPLEKAIDALESIGRQEGIKYAIIP; encoded by the coding sequence ATGCAGGGGAAAATGAAAGCACAGATGTTTTATGCACCGGGAGATGTAAGGTTTGAGGAGACGGATATTCCTCAGATTAAAGATGATGAGGTATTGGTTCAGGTAAAAGCGGCGCTGACCTGCGGCACAGACCTGAAAACATACAGGAGAGGACATCCGACGATTATCACTTCTGTACCTTCCACATTCGGCCATGAGTTTTCCGGAGTGGTTGTGGAGGCAGGAAAGGACGTTACAAAATTCAAGGTAGGAGACCGGATCGTGGGAGCTAATACCGCCCCTTGTTTTGAGTGTGAGCATTGTAAAAACAAGAGATACAGCCTTTGTGAAAATCTGCAGTACCTGAACGGCGCTTACTCTGAGTATGTAGCTGTACCGGCGCACATCCTGAAATACAATTTCTACCGTGTCCCTGATCATCTGCCGTTTGAACAGGCGGCTCTGCTGGAGCCCCTGGCATGCGCGGTCCACGGAAGCGACCGGATACCGGCCAAGGTGGGAGACACCGTCGCAGTCATCGGAGCAGGACCCATCGGACTTATGTTTATGAAGCTGTTAAGTCTGAAAGGATGCAGAGTTATAGCCGTAGATTTGTCAGATTACCGCCTGGAGCAGTCTGAGAAATTCGGGGTATGGAAAACTGTCAATGCCTCTGGGGAAGAACATATAAATCAAGTGAGAGATTTGTGCGGCGGAAAAGGAGCCGATGTGGTCGTGGAAGCAACCGGATTCCCGGAAGTCTGGGAAAATGCAGTAAATATGGTCAGACCCGGAGGAACGGTTCTTGCATTCGGGGGCACAAAGGCAGGCACAAGTATCACCCTGGACTGTCAGAAGTTCCACTATGAGGAGATCACACTGAAGGCCGTTTACCATCATACACCGTATCATGTACAGCTGGCGCTGAAACTGCTGTCCAACGGGCAGATCGACGGCAGTCTGTTCATCACAGGGCATTATCCTTTAGAAAAAGCCATTGATGCACTGGAGAGCATCGGCAGGCAGGAAGGCATCAAATACGCAATTATCCCTTAA
- a CDS encoding BglG family transcription antiterminator — protein MDKRSNQILNQLLAGGRLQLAEISEKYQISERIVRKKIRELNDELNESGLPSVSINGEGILRFEVREEGLLEQIQTFIMNNDFYTYHLSKNERKTILAMLLLNQEKYVTAAWISEYISTSRNTVISDLNDLKDWFLKHNMKLVSQVQKGYIVEASEGDIRSGMLKLLELNLDEEKYGAMGAFHVFGHLLLKEIQYQGRYETIQKVLREEELRHDCFLSDFSFSVAVYELLILAERVKKGKTLEQERQPDWENASLSSKYPLSRAVLDRLAEEFSLDIPAAEAENFVFCLRRKSYLKSGTNNVDQLVIPVLIGEVIYRIISRFRINFYLDFALYDLLVDHMKSSVYRMSSGEVLENPFRGEIEKGYPEVFCTVEECLKPLEDYLGVKVPRDEVSFLVMYFASMLERDKLERMRERKVPAVLVCAMGRGTVQLMLAKLKQLEDVLEITDVRSSHELKDMGNINDQLVISTVAFPDGEIKNILMVSPLLEQEDIYRIRRKATKLRENWSGGQTAETGKFLKKQKKAERNSLGAMLSADRIALKQEAQSWEEGVRAAGRLLYESGAVTYEYIEAMVENIKVNGSYVVIYSGIAAPHAEQEKGAVREAASLVSLKKPVVFGNSENDPVSYIIGLSILNSNSINCAIYNLVRLFSQEEAKSRIEAQQSPEELLETIRRLENEYCG, from the coding sequence TTGGATAAAAGAAGCAATCAAATATTAAATCAACTTTTGGCAGGGGGCAGACTGCAGCTGGCGGAAATTTCTGAAAAATATCAGATTTCTGAGCGGATTGTGCGCAAAAAGATCAGAGAGCTGAATGACGAATTAAATGAAAGCGGACTGCCTTCGGTCAGTATAAACGGAGAGGGAATTTTAAGGTTTGAGGTCAGGGAAGAAGGGCTTTTGGAACAGATTCAAACGTTTATTATGAACAATGATTTTTATACATATCACCTGTCCAAAAATGAACGAAAGACAATCCTTGCGATGCTTCTTTTGAATCAAGAGAAGTATGTGACTGCAGCCTGGATTTCAGAGTATATCAGTACGAGCAGAAACACAGTGATCAGTGATCTGAATGACCTGAAAGACTGGTTTTTGAAACATAATATGAAGCTTGTCTCTCAGGTACAAAAAGGATATATAGTGGAAGCTTCAGAGGGAGATATACGTTCCGGTATGCTGAAGCTCCTTGAGCTGAATCTGGATGAAGAAAAATATGGCGCAATGGGTGCGTTCCACGTGTTCGGACATCTTCTCCTAAAAGAAATTCAATATCAGGGACGGTATGAAACGATACAGAAGGTTTTAAGGGAAGAAGAATTGAGGCATGACTGCTTTCTTTCCGACTTCTCTTTTTCAGTGGCAGTCTATGAACTGCTGATTCTGGCTGAAAGGGTAAAAAAAGGAAAAACATTAGAACAGGAACGGCAGCCGGACTGGGAAAATGCATCCCTGAGCTCAAAATATCCGCTGAGCAGGGCTGTACTGGACCGTCTGGCAGAAGAATTTTCACTGGATATACCGGCAGCAGAAGCAGAAAATTTTGTATTCTGCCTCAGAAGAAAAAGCTATCTGAAGAGCGGAACGAATAATGTGGACCAGCTGGTGATCCCTGTTTTGATCGGGGAGGTGATTTACCGCATCATCAGCAGGTTTCGGATTAATTTTTATCTGGATTTTGCACTTTACGATCTGCTGGTGGATCACATGAAATCTTCTGTCTATCGGATGTCTTCAGGGGAGGTTCTTGAAAATCCGTTTCGGGGAGAGATTGAAAAGGGATATCCCGAAGTGTTCTGTACGGTGGAAGAATGCCTGAAACCATTGGAGGATTATCTTGGGGTGAAAGTTCCCAGAGACGAAGTTTCCTTTCTTGTCATGTATTTTGCCTCTATGCTGGAGCGGGACAAACTGGAGCGGATGAGGGAACGGAAAGTACCAGCAGTTCTCGTATGCGCCATGGGAAGGGGAACCGTCCAGCTTATGCTGGCAAAACTAAAACAGCTGGAGGATGTACTTGAAATCACGGATGTGAGATCCTCACACGAACTGAAAGATATGGGCAATATAAACGATCAGCTGGTGATTTCCACAGTGGCATTTCCCGATGGAGAGATAAAAAATATTCTCATGGTCAGTCCCCTGCTGGAACAGGAGGACATTTACAGAATCCGGAGAAAGGCGACTAAGTTAAGAGAAAACTGGTCCGGAGGCCAGACGGCAGAGACAGGAAAATTTCTCAAAAAACAAAAAAAGGCCGAGAGGAATTCCCTTGGAGCTATGCTCTCGGCAGACAGGATTGCGCTGAAGCAGGAAGCCCAAAGCTGGGAGGAGGGAGTCAGGGCAGCAGGCAGGCTTCTCTATGAATCCGGGGCAGTCACCTATGAGTATATAGAAGCTATGGTTGAAAATATTAAGGTCAACGGTTCCTATGTGGTGATTTATTCCGGTATCGCAGCCCCTCACGCTGAACAGGAAAAAGGGGCCGTCAGAGAGGCGGCCAGTCTGGTGAGCCTGAAAAAACCGGTAGTATTCGGGAACAGTGAAAATGATCCGGTCAGTTATATTATAGGCCTGAGCATCTTAAACTCTAACAGCATTAACTGTGCAATCTATAATCTGGTGCGTCTGTTTTCACAGGAGGAGGCAAAAAGCCGAATTGAAGCCCAGCAGTCTCCGGAAGAGCTGCTTGAGACAATCCGGAGGCTGGAAAATGAATACTGCGGATAA
- a CDS encoding DUF6128 domain-containing protein — protein sequence MAEYQRIVSYLYEYSNGMKGENAGFAKIEKRQKQLRLYFHVKTNDEALTYKIYFYRFRHGTMEGILLDSFQRNDTIIEFKNTYPLVVDLDQVDGFLIYHSNSHFFGSEWNDKPITIRNFLPTEDMAKNPEADRTEEVRKSDAVQREVTRESQETDRTEVPVPETQEPPEPAQGESLSGSAPADTEPSEPAQEDSMPESRPVQNPSPSDEEVPEEDEEEPPSGAPDPPPIKDPFDELPQEIPIPAGTPDTKSTVPEPAPEPAGLPPRVYVEPEIPESEPMSAESLTEEDTSEEEPPEEKAAGQHEERIADPDSKLAEYIEALQLEKKAKEQGVPNTPSLFDWKEYPTLPLPPSYMLDPSIKIKVEDLQNIPHVPENMKTNGFLLLNYGNYGHLMLCQHRQTNRIYLGVPGVFDNEKNFIAKLFGFRDFLTVPESCQKTGNFGYWILSL from the coding sequence TTGGCTGAATATCAACGAATCGTTTCATATCTATACGAATACAGCAATGGCATGAAAGGCGAAAATGCAGGATTCGCCAAAATTGAGAAGCGTCAAAAACAGCTTCGCTTATACTTCCATGTCAAAACAAATGACGAGGCCTTAACGTACAAAATCTATTTTTACCGGTTCCGCCACGGAACCATGGAAGGCATTTTATTAGATTCCTTCCAGCGCAATGACACTATCATTGAGTTTAAGAATACTTACCCTCTGGTTGTAGATCTGGACCAGGTAGACGGATTTTTGATCTATCACTCCAACAGCCATTTCTTTGGATCAGAGTGGAATGACAAACCGATCACGATACGAAATTTCCTGCCGACAGAAGACATGGCCAAAAATCCCGAGGCTGACCGGACAGAAGAAGTCAGGAAATCTGATGCTGTTCAGAGAGAAGTGACCAGGGAGTCTCAAGAAACTGACCGGACAGAAGTCCCTGTTCCTGAAACCCAGGAACCGCCGGAACCTGCTCAGGGAGAAAGCCTTTCCGGCTCCGCACCGGCGGATACAGAACCGTCAGAACCTGCCCAGGAAGATAGTATGCCTGAGTCCCGCCCTGTACAGAATCCTTCTCCATCAGACGAAGAAGTACCAGAGGAAGATGAAGAAGAACCGCCGTCCGGCGCTCCTGATCCTCCTCCTATAAAGGATCCTTTTGACGAACTTCCGCAGGAAATTCCGATTCCTGCCGGGACCCCTGACACAAAATCCACGGTGCCGGAACCGGCGCCCGAACCGGCAGGTCTGCCTCCCCGTGTCTATGTAGAACCGGAAATTCCGGAGTCTGAACCTATGAGCGCAGAATCACTGACCGAAGAGGATACCTCCGAAGAAGAACCTCCAGAAGAAAAAGCTGCCGGACAGCATGAAGAACGTATTGCTGATCCTGATTCAAAGCTGGCAGAATATATTGAAGCCCTCCAATTGGAAAAGAAAGCCAAAGAACAGGGAGTGCCGAACACACCCAGTCTCTTTGACTGGAAGGAGTATCCCACCTTGCCCTTACCTCCTTCTTATATGCTGGATCCTAGCATCAAAATCAAAGTAGAGGATCTTCAAAATATTCCTCATGTGCCGGAAAACATGAAAACCAACGGGTTTCTGCTGCTGAACTACGGAAATTACGGACACCTGATGTTATGTCAGCACAGACAGACAAACAGAATCTATCTGGGAGTTCCGGGTGTTTTTGACAATGAAAAAAATTTCATTGCAAAACTTTTCGGATTCAGGGATTTCTTAACCGTGCCGGAATCCTGTCAAAAGACAGGAAACTTCGGCTACTGGATTCTGTCTCTCTAG